One region of Candidatus Eisenbacteria bacterium genomic DNA includes:
- a CDS encoding histidine ammonia-lyase has translation MSLVVRGSGMTVEDVVRVARGREPIAIDPEAVRRIEKCRAMLDAKIKAREIMYGVNTGIGEFSEVVLSDEQTELFQRYLIYSHTAGWGEPFPEEIVRAAMLTRINVHCHGNSGQRPIVTRTLAEMLNKGVTPVVFQKGSVGACGDLSPMGQMALVLLGEGEAYYKGKRMPGRQAMDAAGIPTIVYEARDGLAVINGSNVTLGMGCLLIDEIDKLLRTAEITAAVTLEALNANMKPYDERLHVLRGFPGAAASARNIMKVVRGSAFLASKTKKVQDAYSMRSTPQVLGAVRDALKYAREQFLIELNGVGDNPIFIPEDNLVLTGANFQGTPISMPLDLLAIGVTTASVLSERRMNRLVNPALSVGLPPFLTKNPGMMSGLMLSQYTAGALICEQRILSHPAATGSIPAAADQEDFVSMGMTSAHKLRTILDNAYGVLAIELIAGAQALDFRGQESGPGVRAAHETIRKHVPRLEEDRPLHEDNNRMTEAVRAWEILDAVEKVAGRLES, from the coding sequence ATGAGCCTTGTCGTCCGAGGAAGCGGTATGACCGTGGAGGACGTGGTCCGCGTTGCGCGCGGGCGCGAACCGATCGCCATCGATCCGGAGGCGGTCCGCCGCATCGAGAAGTGCCGCGCGATGCTTGATGCCAAAATTAAAGCGCGCGAGATCATGTACGGGGTCAACACGGGAATCGGCGAGTTCTCCGAGGTCGTCCTCTCCGATGAACAAACCGAGCTTTTCCAGCGCTACCTCATCTACAGCCACACGGCCGGATGGGGAGAGCCGTTCCCCGAGGAGATCGTGCGCGCGGCGATGCTCACGCGGATCAACGTGCATTGCCACGGCAACTCCGGGCAACGTCCGATCGTCACCCGAACGCTCGCCGAGATGCTGAACAAAGGGGTCACTCCGGTCGTCTTCCAGAAGGGGTCCGTCGGCGCGTGCGGCGACCTTTCCCCGATGGGGCAGATGGCCCTCGTGCTCCTCGGCGAGGGCGAAGCCTATTACAAGGGGAAGCGGATGCCGGGCAGACAGGCGATGGACGCCGCCGGGATCCCGACGATCGTCTATGAGGCGCGCGACGGCCTCGCCGTCATCAACGGTTCAAACGTCACGCTCGGCATGGGCTGCCTTCTCATCGACGAGATCGACAAGCTCCTACGCACGGCGGAAATTACCGCGGCGGTCACGCTCGAGGCGTTGAACGCGAACATGAAGCCGTACGACGAGCGGCTCCACGTTCTCCGCGGCTTTCCCGGGGCGGCGGCGAGCGCGCGGAACATCATGAAGGTCGTCCGCGGGAGCGCGTTCCTCGCGAGCAAAACGAAGAAGGTTCAGGACGCGTACTCGATGCGATCAACCCCCCAGGTCCTCGGCGCCGTGCGGGACGCGCTCAAGTACGCGCGCGAGCAGTTTCTCATCGAGCTGAACGGCGTCGGCGACAACCCGATCTTCATTCCCGAGGACAACCTCGTCCTCACCGGCGCGAACTTCCAGGGGACGCCGATCTCGATGCCGCTCGACCTTCTCGCGATCGGCGTGACGACCGCCTCGGTACTGTCCGAGCGCCGCATGAACCGGCTTGTGAACCCGGCGCTCAGCGTCGGTCTTCCCCCCTTCCTCACGAAGAATCCCGGCATGATGTCCGGGCTCATGCTCTCGCAGTACACGGCGGGCGCGCTGATCTGCGAGCAGAGGATCCTCTCGCACCCGGCGGCGACCGGATCGATCCCCGCCGCGGCCGACCAGGAGGACTTCGTCAGCATGGGGATGACCTCGGCGCACAAGCTCCGCACGATTCTCGACAACGCGTACGGCGTCCTCGCGATCGAGCTGATCGCGGGCGCGCAGGCGCTCGACTTCCGCGGCCAAGAATCGGGGCCCGGGGTGCGCGCCGCGCATGAGACGATCCGCAAGCATGTTCCGCGCCTCGAAGAGGACCGACCGCTCCACGAGGACAACAACCGGATGACCGAGGCGGTTCGTGCTTGGGAGATCTTGGACGCCGTCGAGAAGGTGGCCGGTCGATTGGAGTCGTGA
- a CDS encoding YjbQ family protein gives MKSTTERLTFNVPERMAFLNITPQVEAIVAKSGVQEGLCLVNAMHITASVFINDDEPGLHEDYRRWLEELAPFDPSPERYKHNRTGEENGDAHHKRQIMGREVVVAVTKGRLDFGPWEQIFYGEFDGRRPKRVLVKVIGE, from the coding sequence ATGAAATCGACTACCGAACGATTGACGTTCAATGTTCCCGAGCGGATGGCCTTCTTGAACATCACGCCTCAGGTCGAGGCGATCGTCGCGAAGAGCGGCGTGCAGGAAGGGCTTTGCCTCGTGAACGCGATGCACATCACCGCATCCGTCTTCATCAACGACGACGAGCCGGGACTGCACGAGGATTACCGGAGGTGGCTCGAAGAGCTGGCTCCGTTCGATCCTTCGCCGGAGCGCTACAAGCACAACCGGACGGGCGAGGAGAACGGCGACGCGCATCACAAGCGCCAGATCATGGGACGCGAGGTCGTCGTCGCGGTCACGAAGGGGCGCCTCGACTTCGGGCCCTGGGAGCAGATCTTCTACGGCGAGTTCGACGGCCGCCGCCCGAAGCGCGTGCTGGTGAAGGTGATCGGGGAGTAG
- a CDS encoding SpoIIE family protein phosphatase codes for MVGLILAMGFIPAQRKVRHILEDRFYPERARLRALLRDFLQTAERRTADAAAFWNELSRRLAAGLSADDVRPILRRESRESTPNGNGTSAFEMLDDLVGRLGTGDSPLLVDELVASGRVSMSEGERRCLSEERAAVLLPLFARSERIGFLLLGRKTNGEDYSPEELDLLRSLAAQIALAAENFELFEEKLEKQKLEEQIGVARRIQEGLLPRVFPETPGLRLAARIRFCLDVAGDYYDVLSLHDGRTLLAIGDVAGKGIGAALLMSNLQASLRTIKDLEISLADAVRRINGLIRENTPPDLFITFFVAIIDPRSGAVSYVNAGHNLPVLVRSDGRVERLGLGGIPLGILPDAPYEEGRTALKRGETLLLFTDGVSEAMRPTDEEFGEERIASLAAAHASRGPDEIVERIEREVETSTGLASFGDDFTLLAAVPV; via the coding sequence GTGGTCGGGTTGATCCTCGCGATGGGCTTCATCCCCGCGCAGCGAAAGGTCCGGCACATTCTCGAGGATCGCTTCTATCCCGAGCGCGCTCGGCTTCGGGCGCTCCTTCGCGATTTCCTGCAGACCGCGGAGAGGCGAACGGCCGACGCGGCGGCTTTCTGGAACGAGCTCTCTCGCAGGCTCGCCGCCGGGCTCTCCGCGGATGACGTGCGCCCCATCCTCCGCCGAGAGAGCCGCGAGTCGACCCCGAACGGAAACGGAACGAGCGCGTTCGAGATGCTCGACGATCTGGTGGGACGACTCGGGACCGGGGACAGTCCGCTTCTCGTGGACGAGCTTGTCGCGAGCGGCCGGGTCTCCATGAGCGAGGGAGAGAGGCGATGTCTCTCGGAGGAACGAGCGGCCGTCCTTCTTCCCCTCTTCGCTCGTTCGGAACGAATCGGTTTCCTCCTCCTCGGCCGAAAGACGAACGGAGAGGACTACTCGCCGGAGGAGCTCGACCTCCTCCGATCCCTCGCGGCGCAGATCGCTCTCGCCGCGGAAAACTTCGAGCTGTTCGAGGAGAAGCTGGAGAAGCAGAAGCTCGAGGAACAGATCGGAGTCGCCCGCCGCATCCAAGAAGGGCTCCTTCCGCGCGTCTTCCCGGAGACGCCCGGGCTCCGGCTCGCGGCGCGGATCCGGTTCTGTTTGGATGTGGCGGGGGACTATTACGACGTCCTCTCCCTTCACGACGGGCGCACCTTGCTCGCGATCGGCGACGTGGCCGGGAAGGGGATCGGCGCCGCGCTCCTCATGTCGAACCTTCAAGCATCTCTTCGAACCATCAAGGATCTCGAGATCTCGCTCGCGGACGCCGTCCGCCGAATCAACGGGCTCATCCGCGAGAACACGCCGCCCGATCTCTTCATCACCTTCTTCGTCGCGATCATCGATCCGAGGAGCGGCGCCGTCTCCTACGTCAACGCGGGGCACAATTTACCGGTGCTCGTTCGGTCGGACGGACGCGTGGAGAGGCTTGGGCTCGGCGGGATTCCTCTCGGCATCCTGCCGGATGCGCCCTATGAGGAGGGGAGAACCGCGCTGAAGCGTGGGGAAACGCTCCTTCTCTTCACCGACGGGGTGAGCGAGGCGATGCGGCCGACGGACGAGGAGTTCGGCGAGGAGAGGATCGCGAGCCTCGCAGCCGCACACGCGAGCCGCGGGCCGGACGAGATCGTCGAGCGGATCGAGCGCGAGGTGGAAACCTCTACCGGGCTCGCCTCGTTCGGCGACGACTTCACGCTCCTCGCCGCGGTTCCGGTCTGA
- a CDS encoding zinc ABC transporter substrate-binding protein, translated as MKSLLGIAFVLLALSGASLAETRQADIPPGSGFVATIPPIADILSSIAGERASASWLLPAGASPHTHEPRPSDIRGVEKALVFFYVDRLLDGWAASIPAKRKVHILSLVPDSLLLDFPAEGEEDAGEREDHSHEPTPGTHDHSFGTDPHFWTDPIAVRAVVPRLAEKMIEADPEGEEVYLANARALEARLDSLHVEIERRIAPVRGRRVVLSHPFLCYFLHRYGIPLAGVIEIVEGKEPTAKDLARAIREAPRRNASMIVALPQLSRRAADLVAESTGLSVRVIDPLGGVPGKETYEELLFAIADGIAGEGR; from the coding sequence ATGAAATCGCTTCTCGGAATCGCTTTCGTTCTTCTTGCTCTTTCCGGAGCTTCCCTCGCGGAGACCCGTCAAGCGGACATCCCGCCGGGTTCCGGCTTCGTTGCGACCATCCCGCCGATCGCCGACATCCTCTCGAGCATCGCGGGAGAGCGGGCGAGCGCGTCGTGGCTCTTGCCGGCCGGCGCGTCTCCCCACACGCACGAGCCGAGGCCGTCCGACATCCGCGGCGTCGAGAAGGCTCTCGTGTTCTTCTATGTGGACCGGCTCCTGGACGGATGGGCAGCCTCGATCCCCGCGAAGAGAAAGGTCCATATCCTCTCGCTCGTTCCCGATTCACTCCTTCTTGACTTCCCGGCGGAGGGAGAGGAAGACGCCGGAGAGAGAGAGGATCATTCCCACGAGCCGACGCCTGGAACGCACGACCATAGCTTCGGAACGGATCCGCACTTCTGGACCGATCCGATCGCCGTCCGCGCCGTCGTTCCGAGGCTGGCCGAGAAGATGATCGAGGCGGACCCGGAAGGCGAAGAGGTCTACCTCGCGAACGCGAGAGCGCTCGAAGCGCGTCTCGACTCGCTCCACGTCGAGATCGAGAGGAGGATCGCCCCGGTCCGCGGCCGCAGGGTTGTCCTCTCGCACCCGTTTCTCTGCTACTTCCTCCACCGTTATGGGATTCCCCTCGCGGGCGTGATCGAGATCGTCGAAGGAAAAGAGCCGACGGCGAAGGACCTCGCGCGCGCGATCCGCGAGGCGCCCCGGAGGAACGCCTCGATGATCGTAGCGCTTCCACAGCTTTCCCGAAGGGCCGCGGACCTTGTCGCGGAGTCGACCGGTCTCTCCGTTCGCGTGATCGACCCGCTCGGCGGAGTCCCCGGGAAGGAAACCTATGAGGAACTGCTCTTCGCGATCGCGGACGGGATCGCGGGAGAGGGACGATGA
- a CDS encoding GYD domain-containing protein encodes MPTFVLMTRLAPDALKDAEGRRSRGKAWMQKVKSACPNVKWIAHYALLGPYDFMDIYEAPDVETAHRVSLISRAEGALTAESWEAMPYESFLKLMEGLSV; translated from the coding sequence ATGCCGACGTTCGTCCTCATGACCCGTCTCGCCCCCGACGCGCTCAAGGACGCGGAGGGACGGAGAAGCAGGGGAAAGGCCTGGATGCAGAAGGTGAAGAGCGCGTGCCCGAACGTGAAGTGGATCGCGCACTACGCGCTCCTCGGCCCGTACGATTTCATGGACATCTACGAGGCGCCGGACGTGGAGACGGCCCATCGAGTCTCGCTGATCTCGCGCGCGGAGGGAGCGCTCACCGCCGAGAGCTGGGAGGCGATGCCGTACGAGAGCTTCCTCAAGCTGATGGAGGGCCTTAGCGTCTAG
- a CDS encoding toxin-antitoxin system YwqK family antitoxin: MKQCGRFLLAGLAAALVLSCGGKPEVVETRYPDGRLRVRRAVRLDEDGRQVNHGPYIAWHPNGQQETKCEYRAGKRYGRFTYWHANGVKAREGAYRDGKEEGLWVRRHENGAKKSETFFRNGREEGTYTAWHPDGTKAEEGEFREGMREGLWTTYDASGSKTSERFFRGGVSE; this comes from the coding sequence ATGAAGCAATGCGGACGCTTTCTTCTTGCCGGTCTTGCCGCCGCGCTGGTTCTCTCGTGCGGAGGGAAGCCAGAGGTCGTCGAGACCCGCTATCCCGACGGCCGCCTGCGCGTGCGCCGCGCCGTTCGCCTCGACGAGGACGGAAGGCAGGTCAATCACGGGCCGTACATCGCCTGGCATCCGAACGGTCAACAAGAAACCAAGTGCGAGTACCGCGCGGGGAAACGCTACGGCCGCTTCACGTATTGGCATGCGAACGGCGTCAAGGCGCGCGAGGGCGCGTACCGCGACGGCAAAGAAGAGGGGCTTTGGGTGCGCCGGCATGAGAACGGCGCCAAGAAGTCCGAGACCTTCTTTCGGAACGGACGAGAAGAGGGAACATACACCGCGTGGCACCCCGACGGAACCAAGGCCGAAGAGGGCGAGTTTCGAGAGGGGATGCGGGAGGGTCTCTGGACGACCTACGACGCGAGCGGATCGAAAACATCCGAGCGGTTCTTCCGCGGAGGCGTTTCCGAGTAG
- a CDS encoding AsmA family protein, whose amino-acid sequence MRKAVGIVAVVVLVLAVGAVLSVRVFFPPEKVRRLAVEKASEALGSEVSLDDARISLFPLGIEVRGLRVANRAAEDPPLIDLREAKVSMRLLPLLSRRIEIARVAARGIDVALVVEEKPPAKEGAPAAPPPARPETDLAASFTLLLSSAEIEEGMVRVIDRAAGADFLLDSVSARTALRLGARGGPLVAEGTVHAGRFYAPGLGAIGYAGGFGPVSAEYEVEYSPAAGTARVRDLAVSARKLSLSLEGEVSGIPEAPRGAFTLATPEIRLEEILSLLPAERAGGFEGSGPLAVEGEVRFAAGEPVSYRIALSLGGLEVRNKLYPGRIERLAGRIEATEEKAVIENLTAEVAGKPFAVSGTVAHYEDPILDLSVNGEVDLDALAAAGLLPEKLRAGGRLKLDIRANGPAKTPEGLSLNGAIDAENLSAASEEPPIQVENGHGRIALRGETAETSAFHFDFNGSPTILSGSIRNPLGALSAEFDLRTQKIDLNAFLPAPEEGAPAPKPGEVPLVLPPLPPIDAAGRIRIDTLLTGVNVLAGADARLDIEKGSGTIRLDLAHGVFGGVRVRKAASDLRVEDGVLSGTLAADSAIAYRIPLSSLKGKISVVPPGEIDLTDLAAKVYRGSVSGNARVEIGGPGEAIYRFRARAEDLEANDFLSSLTPARDVLFGRFEMESEWEGSGLTEEELLRHLSASGNVRAKDGSIRNLPALGRLSSFLGLGEMKDVRFREMWSAFSVADGKLRLDDLVIASPDADWNISGAVGFDGTLDYGISVLLSEAVSRRYREKTTLAGLFADESGRILLDFRLTGTAKEPVLTYDAAKTASHAGVRNLGDLLQKLNSDDKVKGAIDNLLTGEKSPLKDLLGREKKREAPPDTAAAK is encoded by the coding sequence ATGCGCAAGGCGGTCGGCATTGTCGCGGTCGTGGTTCTCGTTCTCGCGGTCGGCGCCGTTCTCTCCGTCCGCGTCTTCTTTCCCCCGGAAAAAGTGCGCCGTCTGGCGGTCGAGAAAGCGAGCGAGGCGCTCGGCTCCGAGGTCTCCCTCGACGACGCCCGGATCTCGCTCTTCCCGCTCGGGATCGAGGTCCGCGGGCTTCGCGTCGCGAATCGGGCGGCTGAAGATCCTCCGCTCATTGACCTTCGAGAGGCGAAGGTTTCCATGCGCCTTCTTCCCCTTCTTTCCCGGAGGATCGAGATCGCCCGGGTCGCGGCGAGAGGAATCGATGTGGCTCTCGTGGTCGAAGAGAAACCGCCGGCGAAGGAGGGAGCGCCCGCCGCGCCTCCTCCCGCCCGGCCGGAAACAGACCTCGCCGCCTCGTTCACCCTCCTTCTTTCGTCCGCCGAGATCGAGGAGGGAATGGTTCGGGTGATCGACCGCGCGGCCGGAGCGGACTTCCTTCTCGACAGCGTCTCCGCGCGGACCGCGCTTCGTCTCGGGGCGCGCGGGGGACCGCTCGTCGCGGAAGGGACGGTTCATGCAGGCCGGTTCTACGCGCCCGGGCTCGGCGCGATCGGATACGCGGGCGGGTTCGGTCCGGTGAGCGCCGAATACGAGGTCGAATACAGCCCGGCCGCGGGGACCGCTCGTGTTCGCGATCTTGCCGTCTCGGCGAGGAAGCTCTCCCTCTCTCTCGAAGGCGAGGTGTCGGGAATCCCCGAGGCCCCGCGAGGCGCGTTCACTCTCGCGACTCCGGAGATCCGCCTCGAGGAGATCCTCTCGCTTCTCCCCGCGGAACGCGCCGGCGGTTTCGAGGGATCGGGTCCGCTTGCGGTGGAGGGGGAGGTGCGGTTCGCCGCCGGGGAGCCGGTCTCGTATCGGATCGCTCTCTCTCTCGGGGGCCTGGAAGTTCGGAACAAGCTCTATCCGGGAAGGATCGAACGCCTCGCGGGTCGGATCGAGGCGACGGAGGAGAAAGCCGTCATCGAGAACCTCACCGCCGAGGTCGCGGGAAAGCCCTTCGCGGTGAGCGGGACCGTCGCCCACTATGAGGACCCGATTCTCGATCTCTCCGTGAACGGGGAGGTTGATCTCGATGCGCTCGCCGCGGCGGGTCTCCTACCCGAGAAGCTCCGCGCCGGCGGAAGGTTGAAGCTCGACATCCGAGCGAACGGACCGGCGAAGACTCCGGAGGGCCTCTCGCTAAACGGCGCGATCGATGCGGAGAACCTTTCCGCCGCGTCCGAGGAGCCGCCGATTCAGGTCGAGAACGGACACGGAAGGATCGCGCTCCGGGGGGAGACCGCGGAGACGAGCGCATTTCATTTTGATTTCAATGGTTCGCCCACAATCCTTTCCGGATCCATCCGAAACCCTCTCGGAGCGCTCTCGGCGGAGTTCGATCTTCGCACGCAGAAGATCGATCTCAACGCGTTTCTCCCTGCGCCCGAGGAGGGCGCGCCCGCTCCGAAGCCGGGGGAGGTCCCGCTCGTTCTCCCGCCCCTTCCGCCCATCGACGCGGCAGGACGGATTCGAATCGACACCCTTCTCACCGGCGTGAACGTTCTCGCCGGCGCGGACGCGCGGCTCGATATCGAGAAAGGAAGCGGCACGATTCGACTCGATCTCGCGCACGGTGTCTTCGGCGGGGTGCGCGTGCGGAAGGCCGCGTCCGATCTTCGAGTCGAGGACGGCGTTCTCTCCGGAACGCTTGCCGCGGACAGCGCGATCGCCTACCGGATTCCCCTCTCCTCGCTCAAAGGAAAGATCTCCGTCGTCCCTCCGGGAGAGATCGACCTCACCGATCTCGCGGCGAAGGTCTATCGCGGCTCGGTCTCCGGAAACGCGCGCGTCGAGATCGGCGGCCCGGGCGAGGCGATCTATCGCTTCCGCGCGCGAGCCGAGGATCTCGAGGCGAATGACTTCCTTTCGAGCCTCACGCCGGCGCGCGACGTTCTCTTCGGCCGCTTCGAGATGGAGTCGGAATGGGAGGGGAGCGGCCTCACCGAAGAGGAACTCCTCCGTCATCTGTCGGCTTCCGGAAACGTGCGCGCGAAGGACGGGTCGATCCGGAACCTCCCGGCTCTCGGCCGTCTGTCGAGCTTTCTCGGTTTGGGCGAGATGAAGGACGTCCGGTTCCGCGAGATGTGGTCCGCTTTCTCGGTCGCGGACGGGAAGCTCCGCCTCGACGATCTCGTCATCGCCTCGCCCGACGCCGACTGGAACATCTCGGGCGCGGTCGGCTTCGACGGAACCCTCGACTACGGGATCTCGGTTCTTCTTTCGGAAGCGGTCTCGAGGCGGTATCGGGAGAAGACGACTCTTGCCGGTCTCTTCGCGGACGAATCGGGACGGATCCTCCTCGACTTTCGGTTGACCGGGACGGCGAAAGAACCCGTTCTCACCTACGATGCCGCGAAGACCGCCTCGCACGCGGGGGTCCGGAATCTGGGCGATCTTCTCCAGAAGCTCAACTCGGACGACAAGGTCAAGGGAGCGATCGACAACCTCCTCACCGGGGAGAAGAGTCCTCTCAAGGATCTCCTCGGCCGCGAGAAGAAGAGGGAAGCGCCGCCGGACACGGCCGCCGCCAAGTAG
- a CDS encoding zinc-dependent alcohol dehydrogenase family protein, protein MKGMVLEKIGAPLRLVDLPEPSPGSEEVLVRVLACGVCRTDLHIVDGDLADPKLPLVPGHQIVGVVAARGARVDGLREGNRVGVPWLGRTCGVCPYCRSGRENLCGEARFTGYQIDGGFAELALADNRYCFPIPEGYDSVEAAPLLCAGLIGYRSLVKAGDARALGLYGFGAAAHIVAQVARHQGREVYAFTRPGDEKAQAFALSLGAVWAGGADEKPPVPLDAAILFAPVGALVPAALRAVARGGRVVCAGIHMSDIPSFPYEILWEEREIVSVANLTRSDAFEFLPLAAQIPVRARVRAYTLEDANDALRDLREGRLEGAAVLRIS, encoded by the coding sequence ATGAAGGGTATGGTCCTCGAGAAGATCGGGGCGCCGCTCCGGCTCGTCGATCTTCCCGAACCGTCCCCGGGCTCCGAGGAAGTTCTCGTCCGCGTTCTCGCCTGCGGAGTGTGCCGGACCGATCTCCACATCGTCGACGGCGATCTCGCCGATCCGAAGCTTCCCCTCGTTCCCGGTCACCAGATCGTCGGCGTCGTCGCGGCGCGCGGGGCGCGAGTCGACGGCCTTCGGGAAGGGAATCGGGTCGGAGTTCCCTGGCTGGGGCGTACCTGCGGCGTCTGCCCGTATTGCCGGAGCGGGCGGGAGAACCTCTGCGGCGAGGCGCGCTTCACCGGCTACCAGATCGACGGCGGTTTCGCGGAGCTCGCTCTTGCCGACAATCGGTACTGCTTCCCCATTCCCGAAGGATACGATTCCGTGGAGGCAGCTCCGCTCCTTTGCGCGGGGCTCATCGGGTATCGGTCTCTGGTGAAGGCGGGGGATGCTCGCGCGCTCGGGCTCTACGGGTTCGGCGCGGCGGCCCACATCGTCGCGCAGGTCGCGCGGCACCAAGGGCGCGAAGTGTACGCGTTCACGAGGCCGGGCGACGAGAAGGCGCAAGCGTTCGCGCTCTCTCTCGGGGCGGTCTGGGCGGGCGGCGCGGACGAGAAGCCTCCGGTCCCTCTCGATGCGGCGATCCTCTTCGCTCCGGTCGGCGCGCTCGTCCCCGCCGCGCTCCGCGCGGTCGCCCGCGGCGGACGCGTGGTCTGCGCCGGAATCCACATGAGCGACATCCCGTCCTTTCCTTACGAGATTCTCTGGGAGGAGCGGGAGATCGTGTCGGTCGCCAACCTCACGAGAAGCGACGCTTTCGAGTTTCTTCCTCTCGCCGCGCAAATCCCCGTGCGGGCGCGCGTGCGAGCGTATACGCTTGAGGATGCGAACGACGCTCTCCGCGATCTCCGCGAAGGACGCCTGGAGGGCGCCGCCGTTCTTCGAATCAGCTGA
- a CDS encoding cupin domain-containing protein, whose protein sequence is MDGRAFPPMIKSLPEADIPFPGVRGWISQGNDHQIVFLEIEPIGEVSPHSHGEQWGVVLDGEMELTVGGETKRYRAGDAYHVAAGAVHSARFPALFRAIDFFAEKDRYKPKR, encoded by the coding sequence ATGGACGGGCGCGCGTTCCCGCCGATGATCAAGAGCCTTCCCGAGGCGGACATCCCGTTCCCCGGCGTCCGCGGCTGGATCTCGCAGGGGAATGACCATCAGATCGTCTTTCTCGAGATCGAGCCGATCGGCGAGGTCTCCCCGCACAGCCACGGCGAGCAGTGGGGCGTCGTCCTCGATGGGGAGATGGAGCTCACCGTCGGCGGAGAGACGAAGCGCTATCGAGCCGGGGACGCCTATCACGTCGCGGCAGGCGCCGTCCACTCGGCGAGGTTCCCCGCGCTCTTTCGGGCGATCGACTTCTTCGCCGAAAAGGACCGCTACAAGCCCAAGCGCTGA
- a CDS encoding RNA-binding protein — MTKIYVGNLPFTATEDEVRSLFEKHGAVHSVNLVTDRYTGQPRGFCFVEMDDNTAQAAISAINGYDMGGRSLKVDEAKPRQGGGGGGGRGGGRGDRGNRW; from the coding sequence ATGACGAAGATCTATGTCGGCAACCTTCCCTTCACGGCCACGGAAGACGAAGTGCGCTCGCTCTTCGAGAAGCATGGTGCCGTCCACTCGGTCAACCTTGTCACGGACCGCTACACGGGGCAGCCGCGAGGCTTCTGCTTCGTGGAGATGGACGACAACACGGCCCAGGCCGCGATCAGCGCGATCAACGGCTACGACATGGGCGGGAGGTCCCTGAAGGTCGACGAGGCGAAGCCGCGCCAGGGCGGCGGGGGCGGCGGCGGCAGAGGCGGCGGCCGAGGGGACAGAGGGAACCGCTGGTAG
- a CDS encoding ABC transporter ATP-binding protein, with amino-acid sequence MKPPAVEVEGAAVRSGEHFILEDLTFSVPEGALLCIVGPNGAGKTTLLRVFLGLASLHRGAVRVFGAPPGKNSARRIAYVPQIKTLDRRFPSIAIELVLSGLKGRWPGPAGREEREKSLAALRLVAAEHLARKRIASLSGGEMQRVYLARCLVGEPRLILLDEPVTGIDAVGEQDFYACLEKYRAATQATLLIVTHDWQVASYHSSHVLVLNRRLIGFGPPTEALTEKTLSRAYGHLGHLHDKLRGSGGPADV; translated from the coding sequence ATGAAACCTCCGGCCGTCGAGGTGGAGGGAGCCGCCGTCCGTTCCGGAGAACACTTCATCCTTGAAGATCTCACCTTCTCCGTCCCGGAAGGGGCGTTGCTCTGCATCGTCGGGCCGAACGGGGCGGGGAAGACAACGCTCCTTCGGGTCTTCCTCGGGCTCGCCTCGCTTCATCGAGGAGCCGTCCGTGTCTTTGGGGCGCCTCCCGGCAAGAACTCCGCGCGGCGGATCGCCTACGTCCCCCAGATCAAGACTCTCGACCGCCGCTTTCCGTCGATCGCGATCGAGCTCGTTCTTTCCGGACTCAAGGGACGCTGGCCCGGGCCGGCGGGCCGAGAGGAACGGGAGAAATCGCTCGCCGCGCTCCGGCTCGTGGCCGCCGAGCATTTGGCCCGGAAGCGGATCGCTTCTCTCTCGGGGGGGGAGATGCAGCGGGTCTACCTCGCGCGGTGTCTCGTCGGAGAGCCGAGGCTCATCCTCCTCGACGAGCCGGTCACGGGGATCGACGCGGTCGGCGAACAGGACTTCTATGCCTGCCTCGAGAAGTACCGGGCCGCGACGCAGGCGACGCTCCTCATCGTCACGCACGATTGGCAAGTCGCCTCGTACCATTCGAGCCACGTCCTCGTTCTGAACCGAAGACTAATCGGGTTCGGTCCCCCCACGGAAGCGCTGACGGAGAAGACGCTCAGCAGAGCGTATGGCCACCTCGGCCACCTGCACGACAAGCTGCGCGGCTCGGGAGGGCCGGCGGATGTTTGA